A stretch of Allostreptomyces psammosilenae DNA encodes these proteins:
- a CDS encoding DUF4442 domain-containing protein → MNPRTLRRAMNIWPPFSFTGVRVLELSDDFRRARVRLGLRRWNRNYVGTQFGGSLYAMTDPFWMLLVMHNLGRDYTVWDKAAEIEYVSPGRGDVFADFHLTDERLAEIRSLTAEGGKALVWFDTDVVAADGTVVARVRKQVYARRKSRDGARVN, encoded by the coding sequence ATGAACCCGCGAACCCTGCGCCGCGCCATGAACATCTGGCCCCCGTTCAGCTTCACGGGGGTGCGCGTCCTGGAACTGTCCGACGACTTCCGCCGCGCCCGCGTCCGCCTCGGCCTGCGCCGATGGAACCGCAACTACGTCGGGACGCAGTTCGGCGGCAGCCTCTACGCGATGACCGACCCGTTCTGGATGCTGCTGGTGATGCACAACCTCGGCCGCGACTACACCGTGTGGGACAAGGCCGCCGAGATCGAGTACGTCAGCCCCGGGCGCGGTGACGTCTTCGCGGATTTCCACCTCACCGACGAACGGCTGGCCGAGATCCGCTCCCTCACCGCCGAGGGCGGCAAGGCGCTCGTCTGGTTCGACACGGACGTGGTGGCCGCCGACGGCACGGTCGTCGCGCGGGTCCGCAAGCAGGTCTACGCCCGGCGGAAGAGCCGGGACGGAGCCCGCGTCAACTGA
- a CDS encoding cupin domain-containing protein translates to MLEAKNTHRADEHREFPHGHLDVVELPGLEFGVATFEPGWRWSESVKPIAGTEYCEFAHKGYVLSGRLHIRMADGPEQDFGPGDVFVCSPGHDAWVVGDEPAVVFDFAEEQRGYAKPKG, encoded by the coding sequence ATGCTGGAGGCCAAGAACACCCACCGGGCGGACGAGCACCGGGAGTTCCCGCACGGCCACCTGGACGTGGTGGAGCTGCCCGGGCTGGAGTTCGGGGTCGCGACGTTCGAGCCGGGCTGGCGCTGGTCGGAGTCGGTGAAGCCGATCGCCGGCACGGAGTACTGCGAGTTCGCGCACAAGGGCTACGTGCTCAGCGGCCGGCTGCACATCAGGATGGCCGACGGGCCGGAGCAGGACTTCGGCCCCGGTGACGTCTTCGTCTGCTCGCCCGGGCACGACGCCTGGGTGGTCGGCGACGAGCCGGCGGTGGTGTTCGACTTCGCCGAGGAGCAGCGCGGCTACGCCAAGCCGAAGGGGTGA
- a CDS encoding lytic polysaccharide monooxygenase auxiliary activity family 9 protein produces MNCHVHAKAPRWVLHALALVSAALLCLVPWTDTAHAHGSVVDPASRNYGCWQRWGSDFQNPAMATQDPMCWQAWQDNPNAMWNWNGLYRNNVGGNHQAAIPNGQLCSGGRTEGGRYNSLDTVGPWKTTNVADNFTVRLYDQASHGADYFRVYVTKQGFNPATEPLGWDDLELVAQTGRYAPSQNYEIPVSTSGRSGHHVVYTIWQASHMDQVYYLCSDVNFS; encoded by the coding sequence ATGAATTGTCATGTTCACGCGAAGGCACCGCGCTGGGTGTTGCACGCCCTGGCGCTGGTGTCGGCGGCCCTGCTGTGCCTCGTCCCCTGGACGGACACCGCCCACGCCCACGGGTCGGTCGTCGACCCGGCCTCCCGCAACTACGGGTGCTGGCAGCGCTGGGGCAGTGACTTCCAGAACCCGGCGATGGCCACCCAGGACCCGATGTGCTGGCAGGCCTGGCAGGACAACCCCAACGCCATGTGGAACTGGAACGGCCTGTACCGCAACAACGTCGGCGGCAACCACCAGGCGGCCATCCCCAACGGCCAGCTGTGCAGCGGCGGGCGGACCGAGGGCGGCCGGTACAACTCGCTGGACACGGTGGGGCCGTGGAAGACCACCAACGTCGCGGACAACTTCACCGTCCGGCTGTACGACCAGGCCAGCCACGGGGCGGACTACTTCCGGGTCTACGTGACCAAGCAGGGCTTCAACCCGGCCACCGAGCCGCTGGGCTGGGACGACCTGGAGCTGGTGGCGCAGACCGGGCGCTACGCGCCCAGCCAGAACTACGAGATCCCGGTCAGCACCTCCGGGCGCAGCGGCCACCACGTCGTGTACACGATCTGGCAGGCCTCGCACATGGACCAGGTGTACTACCTGTGCAGCGACGTGAACTTCAGCTGA
- a CDS encoding ribbon-helix-helix domain-containing protein, translated as MSMKRTNVYADPEDLAIIKEAAKRRGVSEAEIIRQGIHLAAMANRVWDEPLFSRTFEGPGRTPSRGEVRDAVADAVRRESEPGTAA; from the coding sequence ATGTCCATGAAGCGCACCAACGTGTACGCCGACCCCGAGGACCTGGCGATCATCAAGGAGGCGGCCAAGCGCCGGGGGGTGAGCGAGGCCGAGATCATCCGCCAGGGAATCCACCTCGCGGCCATGGCGAACCGGGTGTGGGACGAGCCCCTCTTCTCCCGCACCTTCGAGGGCCCGGGGCGCACGCCGTCCAGGGGCGAGGTCCGTGACGCGGTGGCGGACGCCGTCCGGCGCGAGTCGGAGCCGGGTACCGCCGCGTGA
- a CDS encoding SseB family protein, translated as MYGYQQSAPGGNTGYQSPGSGGVPPYSDAGAPGAGGAGGTTYDSGAGYGQQSYGTADAGAGAGYGGVPQQGYPDQAYYPEPQTPSLSDAVRAFTTGGMSVEDFQAIFLSAKVYCPRGERPGFLALHNTAQPVIPMFSTLKELHRYAGEESKHFAITGAEALDLLPTGYGFVLDLEGEHRMVFDAKAVEEMVEFMMRRMYG; from the coding sequence GTGTACGGCTACCAGCAGTCCGCCCCCGGCGGGAACACCGGATACCAGTCCCCCGGCAGCGGGGGTGTTCCGCCGTACTCCGACGCGGGCGCGCCCGGTGCGGGTGGGGCCGGCGGGACCACCTACGACTCCGGCGCCGGCTACGGCCAGCAGTCCTACGGCACCGCCGACGCCGGTGCGGGCGCCGGCTACGGCGGCGTGCCGCAGCAGGGCTACCCGGACCAGGCCTACTATCCGGAACCGCAGACTCCGTCGCTGAGCGACGCCGTGCGCGCCTTCACCACCGGCGGCATGAGCGTCGAGGACTTCCAGGCGATCTTCCTGTCCGCCAAGGTGTACTGCCCCCGCGGCGAGCGGCCGGGCTTCCTGGCGCTGCACAACACCGCCCAACCGGTGATCCCGATGTTCTCCACGCTCAAGGAACTGCACCGGTACGCGGGGGAGGAGTCCAAGCACTTCGCCATCACCGGCGCCGAGGCGCTCGACCTGCTGCCCACCGGCTACGGGTTCGTGCTGGACCTCGAGGGCGAGCACCGCATGGTGTTCGACGCCAAGGCGGTGGAGGAGATGGTGGAGTTCATGATGCGGCGGATGTACGGCTGA
- a CDS encoding hemerythrin domain-containing protein yields the protein MAKDVIDLITADHRVIEKLFDKLKSGKGDRSALVEEVGRLLVAHSKAEEERVYPIVAKAAPDEKGQVRHSEEEHAEAEQLVERLRGTDPGAKEFDTLVEQLVDAVTHHVQTEETEVLPALREAVDRDRLLDLGSQFDSRRRQVLQEFEQGGADEEGMSREELYQKAREEDVPGRSRMKKDELAEALRELHHKH from the coding sequence GTGGCCAAGGACGTCATCGACCTGATCACAGCGGACCACCGGGTGATCGAGAAGTTGTTCGACAAGTTGAAGTCCGGCAAGGGGGACCGCTCCGCCCTGGTCGAGGAGGTGGGCCGGCTGCTCGTCGCACACTCCAAGGCCGAGGAGGAACGGGTCTACCCGATCGTGGCCAAGGCGGCGCCCGACGAGAAGGGCCAGGTCAGGCACAGCGAGGAGGAGCACGCGGAGGCGGAGCAGCTCGTCGAGCGGCTGCGCGGCACCGATCCGGGCGCCAAGGAGTTCGACACCCTCGTCGAGCAGCTCGTGGACGCGGTCACCCACCACGTGCAGACCGAGGAGACGGAGGTGCTCCCGGCGCTCCGCGAGGCCGTCGACCGGGACCGGCTGCTCGACCTCGGTAGCCAGTTCGACAGCCGTCGCAGGCAGGTGCTCCAGGAGTTCGAGCAGGGCGGCGCCGACGAGGAGGGGATGTCCCGCGAGGAGCTGTACCAGAAGGCGCGCGAGGAGGACGTGCCCGGCCGGTCGCGGATGAAGAAGGACGAGCTGGCCGAGGCCCTGCGCGAACTCCACCACAAGCACTGA
- a CDS encoding C40 family peptidase, translating into MTALAGAAAAPAAFAAPAAAAVAEQSVQYWYLKDGHWYWTSHWDKYQAHLAAGGVGNGTAGPDLTLGADQTATAPASPSGGGGSRATEQVRYWYLKGGHWYWTSHWDKYQAHLAAGGVGNGTAGPDLDRSAAPQGGDAATGASATEAEKPVRYWYFKGNHWYWTSHWSKYQAHLAAGGLGNGTTFPGLRPDGNEDGPWDGGGGQGGGVGGGPGGGGGGSTDDDTEVSSFSVTALPGQGGTDSGSTPTNPASTTTSPTATTTTTTQTSTDATEDGAPGLTTEQAEQVVAYAYAALGKPYMWGGDGPEGYDCSGLVQQAYLSAGHYLPRVANEQAAATIRIERSELRPGDLVFWSTDGSERGVHHVAIYIGDDRYIEAPRPGKKVRISSLDNGYTPSFYGRVP; encoded by the coding sequence GTGACTGCGCTCGCGGGTGCCGCGGCCGCCCCGGCGGCCTTCGCGGCCCCGGCCGCCGCCGCGGTCGCTGAGCAGAGCGTCCAGTACTGGTACCTCAAGGACGGGCACTGGTACTGGACGTCGCACTGGGACAAGTACCAGGCGCACCTGGCCGCGGGCGGCGTGGGCAACGGCACGGCCGGGCCGGACCTGACCCTCGGCGCCGACCAGACCGCCACGGCCCCGGCCTCCCCCTCCGGCGGCGGGGGATCCCGGGCGACCGAGCAGGTGCGGTACTGGTACCTCAAGGGCGGGCACTGGTACTGGACGTCGCACTGGGACAAGTACCAGGCGCACCTGGCGGCCGGCGGCGTGGGCAACGGCACGGCCGGGCCGGACCTCGACCGCAGCGCCGCGCCCCAGGGAGGCGACGCCGCCACCGGCGCCTCCGCCACCGAGGCCGAGAAGCCGGTGCGGTACTGGTACTTCAAGGGAAACCACTGGTACTGGACGTCGCACTGGAGCAAGTACCAGGCGCACCTGGCCGCCGGTGGTCTGGGCAACGGCACGACCTTCCCCGGCCTGCGCCCCGACGGGAACGAGGACGGCCCCTGGGACGGCGGGGGCGGCCAGGGCGGCGGCGTCGGCGGTGGCCCGGGCGGCGGTGGGGGCGGGAGCACCGACGACGACACCGAGGTCTCCAGCTTCTCCGTGACCGCCCTGCCCGGCCAGGGCGGCACCGACTCCGGCAGCACCCCGACCAACCCGGCGTCCACCACGACCTCGCCCACGGCCACCACCACGACGACCACGCAGACCTCCACCGACGCCACCGAGGACGGGGCGCCCGGCCTGACCACCGAGCAGGCCGAGCAGGTGGTCGCGTACGCCTACGCGGCGCTCGGCAAGCCGTACATGTGGGGCGGCGACGGGCCGGAGGGCTACGACTGCTCCGGGCTGGTGCAGCAGGCGTACCTCAGCGCCGGCCACTACCTGCCCCGGGTGGCCAACGAGCAGGCCGCCGCCACGATCCGGATCGAGCGGTCGGAGCTGCGCCCCGGGGACCTGGTCTTCTGGTCCACCGACGGCAGCGAGCGGGGGGTGCACCACGTGGCGATCTACATCGGCGACGACCGGTACATCGAGGCCCCGCGGCCGGGCAAGAAGGTGCGGATCTCCTCGCTGGACAACGGGTACACGCCGTCGTTCTACGGACGCGTGCCGTAG
- a CDS encoding PIN domain-containing protein: MIIVVADTSGLLAALDSTHPEHAAANEAILHAGLLVMSPLLLAELDHVATRELGRAAAVSAIDDIRHWVRAGRVVVPEITEGHLGAAQFVRARYNTLDLDLADAVHVALASDYDTDAILTLDRRDFRAVRPLGRHKAFRVLPDDLPL, translated from the coding sequence GTGATCATCGTCGTCGCCGACACCTCCGGCCTGCTGGCCGCTCTCGACTCCACGCACCCGGAACACGCTGCGGCGAACGAGGCGATCCTGCACGCCGGGCTCCTCGTCATGTCCCCGCTGCTCCTCGCCGAGTTGGACCACGTAGCCACGCGGGAACTCGGCCGGGCCGCGGCCGTGAGCGCGATCGACGACATCCGCCACTGGGTGCGTGCGGGCCGCGTCGTCGTACCGGAGATCACGGAAGGGCACCTGGGCGCCGCTCAGTTCGTCCGCGCCCGCTACAACACGCTCGACCTCGACCTCGCCGACGCGGTGCACGTGGCCCTCGCCTCCGACTACGACACCGACGCGATCCTCACGCTCGACCGCCGCGACTTCCGCGCCGTGCGCCCCCTCGGCCGCCACAAGGCATTCCGGGTGCTCCCCGACGACCTCCCGCTCTGA
- a CDS encoding acyl-CoA dehydrogenase family protein: protein MTSVAPTLSDYRALRSTGTPSFFALPPAVELLRDRVREFAETQLRPAAERADDGRGGFDQRVLDAGHDIGLLRMIVPEEYGGLGHGILGTAVVMEELAAVCANSALVFGANVLAQAAVLLSGNPLLQSRYLTTFADEEPALACNVVTEETTGTTEVVLQGRFALVDDGLVARRDGDHYIINGHKRHVTNGRLASWACVYANLVGRSGSVGLTAFIVPLDAEGVTRSDTPDGPGHGPCLEAHLDFTEVRVPAENVVAGEGNGEHLSALQSNLIRASVAAISTGVARGAFEIAHRWSAHRRLGGLPLFRHQSGARKLAEMSSKIEAARLLYLQAAHQVDNLLPTPSYGPAVAKLFADRIAIEVAEEAMSVLGSRAYARECGLERYVRDAFGTLTHEGTPETLAQEIADALYPGGRPYSLDPPAVPVATDAPRPVVRRLGPSESGGW from the coding sequence ATGACCTCCGTCGCGCCCACGCTCTCCGACTACCGGGCGCTCCGCAGCACCGGGACACCGTCCTTCTTCGCGCTCCCCCCAGCGGTGGAGCTGCTGCGGGACCGGGTGCGGGAGTTCGCCGAGACCCAGTTGCGCCCGGCGGCCGAGCGGGCGGACGACGGCCGGGGCGGGTTCGACCAGAGGGTCCTCGACGCCGGCCACGACATCGGCCTGCTGCGCATGATCGTGCCCGAGGAGTACGGGGGGCTCGGCCACGGCATCCTCGGCACCGCCGTGGTGATGGAGGAACTGGCCGCGGTCTGCGCCAACTCCGCCCTGGTCTTCGGCGCCAACGTCCTGGCCCAGGCCGCCGTGCTGCTCTCCGGCAACCCGCTGCTGCAGTCCCGGTACCTGACCACCTTCGCCGACGAAGAGCCCGCCCTGGCCTGCAACGTGGTCACCGAGGAGACCACCGGTACGACCGAGGTCGTCCTCCAGGGGCGGTTCGCGCTCGTCGACGACGGACTGGTGGCCCGGCGGGACGGCGACCACTACATCATCAACGGTCACAAGCGGCACGTCACCAACGGCCGGCTGGCCAGCTGGGCCTGCGTCTACGCCAACCTGGTCGGCCGCTCCGGCTCGGTCGGCCTCACCGCCTTCATCGTCCCCCTGGACGCCGAGGGCGTCACCCGCAGCGACACCCCCGACGGCCCCGGCCACGGGCCCTGCCTCGAAGCCCACCTGGACTTCACCGAGGTACGGGTGCCCGCCGAGAACGTCGTGGCCGGCGAGGGCAACGGCGAACACCTCAGCGCCCTGCAGTCCAACCTGATCCGGGCCTCGGTCGCCGCCATCTCCACCGGCGTGGCGCGCGGGGCCTTCGAGATCGCCCACCGCTGGAGCGCGCACCGCCGCCTCGGCGGCCTCCCGCTCTTCCGCCACCAGTCGGGCGCCCGCAAGCTCGCCGAGATGAGCTCCAAGATCGAGGCGGCCCGGCTGCTCTACCTCCAGGCCGCCCACCAGGTGGACAACCTGCTGCCCACCCCCTCCTACGGCCCCGCCGTCGCCAAGCTCTTCGCCGACCGGATCGCCATCGAGGTGGCTGAGGAGGCGATGTCCGTGCTCGGCTCCCGCGCCTACGCCCGCGAGTGCGGCCTGGAGCGGTACGTCCGCGACGCCTTCGGCACGCTCACCCACGAGGGCACGCCCGAGACGCTGGCCCAGGAGATCGCCGACGCCCTCTACCCCGGCGGCCGGCCGTACTCGCTGGACCCGCCGGCCGTGCCCGTGGCCACCGACGCGCCGCGGCCCGTGGTCCGCCGCCTCGGCCCGTCCGAGTCCGGAGGCTGGTGA
- a CDS encoding pirin family protein — MPAVTVDNPLTLPRVRRPDLATTAVRRVRSVTTAPSGFEGEGFPVRRAFAGIDARLLDPFILMDQMGEVDYAPGEPKGTPWHPHRGFETVTYIMDGAFIHQDTHGGGGTITNGDTQWMTAGSGLMHIETPPEELVVSGGLFHGLQLWVNLPRKQKMTAPRYQDIGRNHVRLLTTPDGGALIRLIAGELDGHQGPGITRTPITMIHATVSAGAELTIPWPADFNALVYGLAGRGTVGTEQRPFGLGQAAVLGAGDALTLRAAESQDSHTPALEVVLLGGRPIREPVFQYGPFVMNSHIEVAQAFEDFKAGRFGQIPAQG, encoded by the coding sequence ATGCCCGCCGTCACCGTCGACAACCCGCTGACCCTGCCCCGCGTCCGCCGCCCGGACCTCGCCACCACCGCCGTCCGCCGGGTGCGCTCGGTGACCACCGCCCCCTCCGGCTTCGAGGGCGAGGGGTTCCCGGTGCGCCGCGCCTTCGCCGGCATCGACGCGCGGCTGCTGGACCCGTTCATCCTGATGGACCAGATGGGCGAGGTGGACTACGCGCCCGGCGAGCCCAAGGGCACGCCCTGGCACCCGCACCGGGGCTTCGAGACCGTCACGTACATCATGGACGGGGCCTTCATCCACCAGGACACCCACGGCGGTGGCGGCACCATCACCAACGGCGACACCCAGTGGATGACCGCCGGCAGCGGTCTGATGCACATCGAGACCCCGCCGGAGGAGCTGGTGGTCAGCGGCGGGCTCTTCCACGGCCTGCAGCTGTGGGTCAACCTGCCCCGGAAGCAGAAGATGACCGCGCCGCGGTACCAGGACATCGGCCGCAACCACGTGCGGCTGCTGACCACCCCGGACGGCGGCGCGCTGATCCGGCTGATCGCCGGGGAGCTGGACGGCCACCAGGGGCCCGGCATCACCCGCACGCCGATCACGATGATCCACGCCACCGTGAGCGCCGGCGCGGAGCTCACCATCCCCTGGCCCGCCGACTTCAACGCCCTGGTCTACGGACTCGCCGGGCGCGGCACCGTCGGGACCGAGCAGCGGCCGTTCGGGCTGGGGCAGGCCGCGGTCCTCGGGGCCGGTGACGCGCTGACCCTCCGGGCCGCGGAGAGCCAGGACAGCCACACCCCCGCCCTGGAGGTGGTGCTGCTCGGCGGGCGCCCGATCCGGGAGCCGGTCTTCCAGTACGGGCCGTTCGTGATGAACTCGCACATCGAGGTGGCGCAGGCTTTCGAGGATTTCAAGGCCGGCCGCTTCGGGCAGATCCCGGCGCAGGGCTGA
- a CDS encoding BTAD domain-containing putative transcriptional regulator — protein MGEFVRFRIMGPLDVLLPGGGRVEQLAGKQQVLLAVLLLHANRLVTTAQLRRYLWADNPPDSASAALHTHVSGLRRRLRLAGGAELADRLVTRPGGYLFTVQPGELDLHLFDQRVAEADRAIEAQDPDRAVTLLRSALALQRGTVLGNVGSEALCLVDVPRIEERLLFATLKYTRAELDRGGHLRVLGELRALVATHPLHEGLRAQLMRALSAAGRKTEALQLYREGRTLLVEEVGVEPGPELQRIHREVLADADREEHSRPAEPPADPGTDPGEGAGGHPEPVAREDGDTAAASDTAAASDTAAASDTADHTPRPDGAADPGPEPAAPGNVLRIADDSGPRPLPGDAAATGRHRDAHPAPALGEQRSGRRPDAAELRPVPAVAPGEDPDPARSLYLLGQTYTELGHPARARECFLAAISEAERPPGDVRTLVMALHGLAVVLRGDDWWSQALATLARARRISHQHGDDVLQARTYAVIAETYREMGCIAEADAALRHAWEIARGSDVWAFMRDADPEPVPERQPRRRAPGRITSQAI, from the coding sequence ATGGGGGAATTCGTCCGTTTCCGGATCATGGGGCCGCTGGACGTCCTGCTGCCGGGGGGCGGTCGGGTCGAGCAACTGGCCGGCAAGCAGCAGGTGCTGCTCGCGGTACTGCTGCTGCACGCCAACCGGCTGGTCACCACGGCCCAGCTGCGCCGCTACCTGTGGGCGGACAACCCACCCGACTCCGCCTCGGCCGCCCTCCACACCCACGTCAGCGGGCTGCGGCGCAGGCTCCGGCTGGCCGGCGGGGCCGAGCTGGCCGACCGCCTGGTCACCCGTCCCGGCGGCTACCTGTTCACGGTGCAGCCCGGCGAGCTCGACCTGCACCTGTTCGACCAGCGCGTCGCCGAGGCGGACCGGGCCATCGAGGCGCAGGACCCGGACCGCGCCGTGACGCTGCTGCGCTCCGCCCTCGCCCTGCAACGCGGCACCGTGCTGGGGAACGTCGGCTCCGAGGCGCTGTGCCTGGTGGACGTCCCGCGCATCGAGGAGCGCCTGCTCTTCGCCACCCTGAAGTACACCCGCGCCGAACTCGACCGCGGCGGTCACCTGCGCGTGCTCGGCGAACTGCGCGCCCTGGTCGCCACCCACCCCCTGCACGAGGGGCTGCGGGCCCAGCTCATGCGGGCGCTCAGCGCCGCCGGCCGCAAGACCGAGGCACTCCAGCTGTACCGGGAGGGACGCACCCTGCTGGTCGAGGAGGTCGGCGTCGAGCCCGGCCCGGAGCTGCAGCGGATCCACCGCGAGGTGCTGGCGGACGCCGACCGCGAGGAGCACAGCCGCCCCGCCGAACCCCCGGCCGACCCCGGCACGGACCCCGGCGAGGGCGCCGGCGGCCACCCGGAGCCGGTGGCGCGGGAGGACGGCGACACCGCCGCGGCGTCGGACACCGCCGCGGCGTCGGACACCGCCGCGGCGTCGGACACCGCCGACCACACCCCGCGGCCGGACGGCGCGGCGGACCCGGGCCCGGAACCCGCCGCCCCCGGCAACGTGCTCCGGATCGCCGACGACTCCGGCCCCCGCCCCCTGCCCGGCGACGCCGCCGCAACCGGCCGGCACCGGGACGCCCACCCCGCCCCGGCCCTCGGCGAGCAGCGGAGCGGACGCCGCCCGGACGCCGCCGAACTGCGCCCCGTGCCCGCCGTGGCCCCCGGGGAGGACCCCGACCCGGCCCGCAGCCTCTACCTGCTCGGCCAGACCTACACCGAACTCGGCCACCCCGCCCGGGCCCGGGAGTGCTTCCTCGCGGCCATCTCCGAGGCGGAACGGCCCCCGGGGGACGTGCGCACCCTGGTGATGGCGCTGCACGGCCTCGCCGTGGTGCTGCGCGGTGACGACTGGTGGAGCCAGGCCCTGGCCACCCTCGCCCGGGCACGGCGGATCAGCCACCAGCACGGCGACGACGTCCTCCAGGCCCGGACCTACGCCGTGATCGCGGAGACCTACCGCGAGATGGGCTGCATCGCCGAGGCCGACGCCGCGCTCCGCCACGCCTGGGAGATCGCCCGCGGCAGCGACGTCTGGGCCTTCATGCGCGACGCCGACCCCGAGCCCGTCCCCGAGCGGCAACCGCGGCGCCGCGCCCCCGGCCGGATCACCAGCCAGGCCATCTAG
- a CDS encoding PIN domain-containing protein produces MSGALVLDSEGLAKVVQRDREIHEWLTAARDADLPVITSAAVLVEVIHPRINDAALKWTLSRIRVEPITAPVAHSAAALLRAAGLHGHKYAIDAMLCATALTHPGRVVVLTSDVDDIAALTAGHPRVTAEKV; encoded by the coding sequence ATGAGCGGTGCCCTCGTCCTGGACAGCGAGGGCCTGGCCAAGGTCGTGCAGCGGGACCGCGAGATCCACGAGTGGCTGACGGCCGCCCGCGACGCCGACCTCCCGGTGATCACCTCGGCCGCCGTGCTGGTCGAGGTCATCCATCCGAGGATCAACGACGCCGCGCTGAAGTGGACGCTCTCCCGCATCCGCGTGGAGCCCATCACCGCGCCCGTCGCCCACTCAGCCGCAGCCCTGCTGCGTGCCGCCGGCCTGCACGGGCACAAGTACGCCATCGACGCCATGCTGTGCGCCACGGCGCTCACCCACCCCGGGCGAGTTGTCGTCCTCACCTCCGACGTCGATGACATCGCAGCGCTGACGGCCGGCCACCCCCGGGTGACGGCGGAGAAGGTCTGA
- a CDS encoding hemerythrin domain-containing protein, which translates to MATEERTRPEAAEQDVVALLMQQHGDIRNLFDEVEASTGDARRDAFRRLVRFLAVHETAEEEVVHPLARRAIEGGEEVVAERLREENEAKQMLVRLEEMDPQAPEFATAFAALRVDVEAHARAEERYEFTQLRRVSEPGRLAALARAVKAAEATAPTRPHPGVESGAENVALGPLAAVADRARDAIRRAMGKDG; encoded by the coding sequence GTGGCGACGGAGGAGCGGACCCGCCCCGAGGCGGCGGAACAGGATGTGGTGGCGCTGCTGATGCAGCAGCACGGCGACATCCGCAACCTCTTCGACGAGGTGGAGGCCAGCACCGGGGACGCCCGGCGGGACGCGTTCCGGCGGCTGGTGCGGTTCCTGGCCGTGCACGAGACGGCGGAGGAGGAGGTGGTCCACCCCCTCGCGCGGCGCGCCATCGAGGGCGGCGAGGAGGTGGTCGCGGAGCGGCTGCGGGAGGAGAACGAGGCCAAGCAGATGCTCGTCCGGCTGGAGGAGATGGACCCCCAGGCGCCGGAGTTCGCCACGGCGTTCGCCGCGCTGCGGGTCGACGTGGAGGCGCACGCCCGCGCCGAGGAGCGCTACGAGTTCACGCAGCTGCGCCGGGTCAGCGAGCCGGGACGGCTGGCGGCGCTGGCCCGCGCGGTGAAGGCGGCCGAGGCGACGGCGCCCACCCGTCCGCACCCGGGCGTGGAGTCCGGGGCGGAGAACGTGGCGCTCGGGCCGCTGGCCGCCGTGGCCGACCGGGCCCGGGACGCCATCCGGCGGGCGATGGGCAAGGACGGCTGA